Sequence from the Paenibacillus riograndensis SBR5 genome:
GGGCTGCGGCAACAACAACACAGAGAACAGCGGCAACTCTGCAAGCGGCGGGAACACTACCGGGGACACAATCAAAATCGGTGCTGACCTTGAGCTCACAGGCGGCCAGGCTTCTTTCGGCGACTCCGCATCAAAGGGCGCGAAGCTGGCTGTCCAGCAGATTAACGACGCAGGCGGTATTCTTGGCAAGAAGCTCGAACTGGTTGTAGCCGATAATGCCTCGAAATCTGAGGAAGCTACACAGGTAGCGCAAAAATTGATCACAACGGATAAGGTCGTTACCATTATTGGCGCTTCCACATCAACCAACACCCTGGGCATCGTTCCAGTAGCAACCGAAAAAGAAATCCCGCTCGTCTCAGTAGGTGCCACCAACCCTAAGGTTACTGTTGACGAACGCACGAGCAAAGTGAACGACTGGGTATTCCGCGCTGCCTTCATTGATCCATTCCAGGGCCAGGTCATGGCTAACTTTGCCGTTGATTCCCTGAAAGCCAAAACGGCGGTCATCTACACAGATACGTCGAGTGACTATTCGAAGGGATTGCAGAAGTTTTTCGAAGAAACTTTCAAATCCAAAGGCGGAGAAGTGCTGAGCCAAGAGTCCTACCAGCAGAAGGATTCCGACTTCAAAGCCGTACTGACCCGTATCAAAGCCGCCAACCCGGATGTGATTTACCTCCCAGGCTACTATGAAGAAGTAGGTAAAATCCTGAAACAGGCACGTGAAATGGGCATCACTGCCCCCTTCCTGGGCGGAGACGGCTGGGATTCGCCGCAGCTGGCTGAAATCGCCGGTGCAGATGCCCTGAACGACACGTACATGTCCAATCACTACTCGCCCGAAGATACAGCTACTGAAGTTACCAGCTTCGTAGATGCCTACAAAGCAGCTAACGGCGGGGCAGTACCTGACGGTATGGCCGCACTGGGTTATGATGCACTCAAGCTGGTTGCCGATGCAATCACTCGTGCCGGAGCCGCAGACCCTGCTAAGATCAAAGACGCTTTGGCAGCAACCAAAGACCTGCAGCTGGCTACCGGTAAAATTACGCTGAACGAGACACATGACCCGGTAAAAGCGGCTGTTGTGCTGAAGTTCGTTGACGGCAAGCAGACGTTCGAAACGAAGGTTAATCCTTAAGCTGACTTTGCGTGAGATTAAATAAATTTAACTGCTGAAAAGAAAGGCTCATTAAAGGGTCTTTCTTTTCGCATTCTAATACACTGCAGGCTTATACCCTCATCACATCAAGGAGGCGATGAAATGCCAGGCAGAGTGGACCGGAAATGACAGGGGACTGTATTTGCAAACGGATGCAGCTCCCTGCAATTTTATTAAAAAAACTTCTTGTCAAAAATCATTGTGTTTGATATACTCATTTTTGTTGTGACAAACACGTAAGTTATCAATCATGGCTCGTTGGTCAAGGGGTTAAGACACCTCCCTTTCACGGAGGTAACATGGGTTCGAATCCCATACGAGTCACCATTTCTTCTGCGAGTTCGGGATGAAAATCCATAGGGTTCGTTGAAGCATAGGCTGCGTTAGGAATACTTCGCAATCTCGTAACGGAGTGGAGAGTATCCCATACGAGTCACCATTTCTTCTGCGAGTTTGGGATGAGAATCCATAGGGTTCGTTGAAGCATTATTATGCGGTAGTGGTGGAATGGCAGACACGCTATCTTGAGGGGGTAGTGGGTGTATACCCGTGGAGGTTCGAGTCCTCTCTACCGCATACAGTTAATTAGCAAAAAGAACCTTGATCATCCAAGGTTCTTTTTGCTTTTTTTGTTTAAGCATAAAGGTCAGAATCATAAGTTCGGAGAGTGCAGGTCTGCTATTTGTATAATGAAGAAAAGATATAACAGTATTACGATCGTTATATTGCAGAGGCGGATATCAAAGTAATCGCTGCCGAAGGCTTCAACTCTATTAGACTTCCGATTAATGCACGGTTTCTATTAGATGATGAGGATGAGCCCCTTCGGGGAAAGAAGTTCATTTGGCATATGTCGACCGGATGATCAGCTGGTGCAGAGACCACAGATAATCATGGCTGGGAGAGCGATATCGACTGATAGAGCCACCCAAGGCTCTGCCCGGGTAATGCCGAATTGCTTCGCGATGGGTGAAGCCGCAGGTACGGCTGCAGCAATCCTGGCTGGGAAAGGTTCGTGCCAAACACGCAGTATCGATGTAACTACCCTGCAGAGCAGGCTTGTCCGTCAGGGCGCATGGTTAGGAGATGATATTAATGAGCGGTACCGGGAGGAAGGATAAACAATCAGTAGAAATAAACTGCACAGGGGGTATTTTCTTTTGATGACGGATGAAATGGGCCTGTAACCCTGGAAACGGATATTTTGGTGGCGGGGGAGGCGTTTATGCAATGAGTCAAAATAATGCACGTCAGCGGGTTGTAAAACTATACCGTACTTCACTAACCCCCTTGCTACAATAAGACCCATAGAAGAATTCTGTGCTGAGATTCAATTATAGACAGGGGGTATTTTCTTTTGATGACGGATAAAATGGGCCTGATAACATTGGAAACGGATATTTTGGTGGCCGGGGGAGGCGTTTCCGGGGTGTCGGCGGCGCTCGCGGCAGTCCGGAATGGAGCTAGGGTTGTGCTATGCCAGGATCGTCCTGTACTTGGGGGCAACGCTTCTTCAGAAATTCGGATGCACATTGTAGGTGCGGCCAACTCCAAACGAGGAAAAGCTCTGGAAACGGAGGCGCGGGAAGGCGGCATTCTGGAAGAGATCCTGCTGGAAAATGCCGTTCGAAATCCCCAGCGAAGCGCCTCCATGTTTGACTTGATCCTATACGAGAAGTGCAGAGCTGAGCCGAATTTGACGCTGCTGCTGAATACCACGGTCATTGACGTGGAAGTGGATAAGGGACGGATCGTTTCCGCTCTGGCGGTTCGAGAGAGCACGGAGCATCGGTTTCGCATTTCTGCAAAAGTGTACATGGATTGCACCGGGGACGGGCGGCTTGGTAAGGAAGCGGGCGCGCTATATAAGATCGGGCGCGAGGCAGCAAGCGAGTATGGTGAGACGCTCGCGAATGAGGACGCGGATTTGTATCGGCAAGGGTCGTCGCTCTTGTTCACCACCCGGGATATGGGCCGGCCCATGACCTTTACACCGCCCTCTTGGACGCGCAAATTCTCGGAGGAAGACCTGAAATTCCGTAACCATTCCACGTGGGAATATGGCTACTGGTGGGTGGAGTTCGGCGGGATGATGGACACGATAGCTGATAATGAGGCCATTCGAGATGAACTTCTGGCGATTATGCTGGGTGTCTGGGATCATATCAAGAATAGCGGCAATCATCCTGAGTCGGAGAATTGGGCTTTGGACTGGTTCGGATTTGTTCCGGGAAAAAGAGAGTCGCGCCGCTTTATCGGAAAATACCTGCTGACCCAGACGGATATTGAGCAAGCGACACACTTCGATGACGTGATTGCCTACGGAGGGTGGCCAATGGATACGCATCCGCCTCAGGGTATTGATGCCACCGAGCTGAACCCAGCCCATCAGCCGTTTAGCCGGTATGTGTACGGCATTCCGCTCAAGGCGCTGATCAGCGCTAATGTGGAAAACTTAATGTTCGCAGGACGTAACATATCGGCAACACATATCGCCTTCTCCAGCACGCGGGTAATGGGAACCTGCGCCGCCATGGGACAAGGCGCAGGAACGGCAGCCGCGTTGGCCGTTCAATCCGGATTAACGCTGGATGACGCCCTCCATGATATAGAGTTCATCCAGCAGGTTCAGCACAAGCTGTTGAAACAGGACGCCTATTTACCAGGCATCACGCCGGCTAGAGATAATTTGGCATCAAGCGCGATTGTCCGCGCCTCTTCGGAACAGCAGGAAGGCAAGGCCGCCTACATCACCGATGGTTATACCCGGGCGATGCATGGAGTGGGCGGCGCCAGACCAGAGCTGGCCGTACCCGGAACGCACCGCTGGATGTCCCAGACGGGCGACCCTGCGCCATGGATTGAGCTAGAGTGGATAACGCCGGTGTCCATTGGCAAGATCGAGATCGTATTTGATACGGGAATGCACCGCAGACTGACTCTGACCCATTCGGACGAAGTATTGAAAATGATGGAGTGGGGTCCCCAGCCGGAGACGGTTAAGGATTTTCGGGTGACGGCGTTTTTCGCCAATCCAGAGATTCCAGCCCATCAAGTAGTATCAATTCAGGATAACTACCAGCGGCAAATCGCTTGCCAGGTGAACCTGGAGCATATCGTGAAGCTGCGCGTGGATATCGCCAACACCAACGGACTGGACCATGCCCGCATATTTGAGATCCGCTGTTACGAATAAACGCTATAAGAATAAGTTAGATCTGCCATACGGCGAAACCAGAAATGCAGGGAGTACTCTCCCTGCATTTCTGGTTAGAGACGACCTCAGAGTCTGGGATGAAGAATCTGATTCACTTGCAGCAAACGTTCCTTCAGCTTTTTGTACTCTACCTCTTGCACAGTCACTTGGTCTGACATGGATATGGACGCTGCAACAGCCGCAGATTGTCCGAGGACCATAAAGACAGATTCCATTCGGATCGAACCGAATGCAATATGGGAGGAAGAAAGACATACTGGAACTAACAGGTTTGTGCACTCCTCACCTTTTGGAATGATAGAATGGTATGAAATCGGATACGGCGAGGCTGCATCAACCTCCACGTTTCCTTCATTCACACACCGCCCATCCACAACGATCCCCCACGCTGACATTTCCTTCCGGACATGTTGTGGCACTCGCTCATCATTGGACAGGAAATAGAGCATGCCTAGATTGTAATTCAGATTAAACTGGAATTCCGCACTCTTCCAACCTCTTTTTAAAAATCAGCTCGTCAACGTGAGGTTCAAAGGTCCACTCGGCCGTATCCTTGCCGTAGCAACTTATTTCAACACCCTATTTAAGAAGCACACCAGTGTGACCCCAAGGCAGTACCGGATCACACGGTAATTTTCCTATACAAATTTATGGCTCAATTGCTCTGAGTCAAAATATTGCACATCAAGGAGTCGGAAGGTTATACCGTAATTCCAAAAGCCTCTTGCTACAATAAGCTCATAGACGAACGGCAGGCCGATAGGCAAGCTTCGGCTGCCGGGAAAGAGAGGATCATATGGATAGATATACGTTGAAAAGCAAGGAAATCCCGCTCAATTCTTCTTTTGATGTCATCGTAGTCGGAGGAGGCCCGGCGGGCTGTACTGCGGCGGCTGCGGCGGCCCGGGAAGGCGCGAGCACGCTATTGATTGAAGCGACCGGAAGTCTTGGCGGAATGGGAACCTCGGGTTTGGTTCCGGCCTGGTGCCCGTTCTCCGATAAGCAAAAGATGATCTACCGTGGTCTTGCCGCCAAGGTATTCGATACCCTGAAGGGGCAAATGCCGCATGTGCATGCAGATGCGCTGGACTGGGTTCCGATCGAGCCGGAGAAGCTGAAACGGGTCTATGACGATCTGGTGACAGAAGCCGGCGCCAGTGTGTTGTTTCTGACAACGCTTGCCGATGTGGAAAGAGATGAGGACGGCAATGTGACAGCAATCGTGGTGCTGAACAAGGGTGGACTGCAGGCGTTTCGCGCGAAGGTCTATGTCGACTGCACTGGAGATGGTGATGTTGCCGCATGGGCGGGGGCGGAGTACCAGAAAGGGGACGCGGTAACCGGAGAACTGCAGCCGGCTACACATTGCTTCATTCTTGGCAACGTGGATGATTACGCCTATTTGAACGGGCAAAATCTGCACGCAGAGAATCCCCTGAGCCCGATTCATGAGGCCTACCAGTCAGGAGCCTATCCTGGCATTCCGGACACGCACCTGTGCAATAACCTGGTTGCACCTCGCTCTGTGGGCTTCAATGCCGGCCATCTGTGGGGCGTCGATAACACGGATACGTTTACTGTTTCGAATGCGATGATCGAGGGCCGCAGGATGGCGGCAGCATACCGCGATATGCTAGCGGCTGTTCAGCCTTCCGCGTTCGGAAACGCCTTCGTGATGAGCACAGGCACGCTGATAGGCACCCGCGAATCGCGGCGGATCATCGGCGACTATATACTGACAGCGGAGGATTATATCGGACGAAAAAGCTTCGAGGACGAGATTTGCCGCAACAGCTATTTCCTGGATATTCACGGTAATCAGGAGGAACAGCAGAACGGTACAGGCTCCAGTCTTTCGATCACGTTGTATGGCCCGGGTGAATCGCATGGCATTCCGTACCGCTGCCTTACGCCGCGGGGGTTGCGCAATGTATTGGTAGCCGGACGCAGTATTTCATGCGACCGCCGGGTGCTGGGAAGTGTTCGGGTAATGCCAGTATGTCTGGCGATGGGGGAAGCGGCCGGACTGGCGGCGGCGCTGGCCTCAGGCCAGGCGGAGAATGATGTTCACGCCGTAGACGTTGCCTTGTTACGCAAACGGCTGAAGGAAGAAGGAGCCTACTTGCCGGATATCGAAGCGGAAGCCGTGGAGGTGGAAACGAGTGAGCAGTGAACCACTCATTGTAGAGAAGACGGTTCCGAAGAGAACGTACTGGACGCGCAAAAAGAGGGAGCAGTGGGCTGGATGGATTTTTATCGCGCCTGAGGTTTTCGGCTTGATTCTCCTCTCCGTGTTCCCATTGCTGTTCAGCCTCTTCCTGAGCTTTACCGAATGGAATCTGGTGGGCGGGCTGTCGGCAATCCATTTCATCGGGCTGGACAACTTCGTTAATCTATTTAAGGATAATCACTTTATCCTGGCACTGAAGAACAATGTGTTGTTTACAGTCGGCACGGTGCCGCTGACCATGCTGCTCGGCATCGTCCTGTCGGCGCTGATCCATAAGAAGCTGTACGGCAAGGCGTTTTTTAAAGTGGCGTTCTTTATCCCTTATATCTGTTCGACGGTAGCGATTGCAGCTGTGTGGCAGGCGTTGTATCATCCCTCCAAAGGCCCGCTGAACCAGATGCTGATGGAAATGGGGATCTCCAGCCCGCCTCATTGGCTGGTTGACACGAGCTACTCGCTGATTGCAATTATGATTATTTATATCTGGCAGGTTCTAGGATACCAGATGATTATTTTCCTGGCGGGAATGACGAATATCCCGGAAGAGCTGTATGAAGCGGCGACGATCGACGGGGCTACGGGCATCCAGCAGTTCCGGCGCATTACCGTGCCGCTGCTAGGTCCGACTACCTTTTTCCTGGCGATTACGAGCACGATTTCATCCTTCAAAGTGTTTGACATGATCAAGTTCCTGACGAATGGCGGCCCAAACTATTCAAGCACGGTTATTGTGTATCAGATCTATGAGGAAGGGTTCGAGCGCTTTAAGATGGGGTACGCCTCGGCCATGTCGTGGGTGCTCTTCCTGATTATCATGCTCGTAACGTCGATTACCTGGATTACGCAAAGCCGGAAAGTCCACTATTAGTCCCATGTGAAAGGAACCCATGCGATGTCACTCAAAAGAATAAAGACAAGCAACCTGATCCTGACCATTCTCTTCGCCTTACTGTCCGTCTTTTTCCTGCTGCCCCTGATCTGGATGCTGTCCGCCGCTGCAAAAACGGAACGGGATGTCTGGACGTTTCCAATCCAATGGATTCCAAAGGAGTGGAATCTGGTCAGCAATTTTAAAGAGGTGTGGATGGGCGACGTTTCTTTCGGCTTGTTCTATATGAACTCGATCAAGCTCGCGGTGATCTCTACGCTGGCCACAGTGATCATCTCGTCGATGGCTGGTTATGCCCTATCCAAGCTGGAATTCAAGGGCCGGGGAATCGTGTTCAGCCTGATGTTGGCGTTCATGATGATTCCGGAGCAGGCAACACTCGTCCCGCGCTATATTATGATCAAAGATTTCGGGCTGTACGACTCACACGCCGCACTGATTCTTATGGGGATGTTCTCGAGTTATTTTGCCTTCCTGCTGAAGCAGTTTATGGCAGGGATCCATAATGATCTGCTGGAAGCGGCAGAACTGGACGGCGCCGGATTCTTTCGCATTTACCGGAGCGTGATGCTTCCGCTATGCCAGCCGATTCTGGTGACGGTAGGGATTATCAAGTTCATCTGGACCTGGAACGATTACCAGGGTCCGCTGATCATGCTGAACTCGACGAAGCTGTATACGATTCCGCTTGGCATGCAGTTCTTTCAGGAGGAGTTCGGCACGCGCATTTCGGTTATGATGATGGCTTCCGTTGCAGCAATTATTCCGTTGCTCGTGCTGTTCCTGGCGTTGCAGAAGCAAGTCATTGAGGGGATCGCTATCGGCGGAGTCAAGGGGTAAGCCGGCTTTGTCGGCACTTCCAAAGGACCAGCTAAGGTCAAAATTGTCTACGCGCATACCGCAATTCTGTACACGGTAGGCGCGTAGATGAGATAGTATAATGAGTCTGCAGCAACCATTATAAGGGGGAATTGATTTTGAAGAAAACATCATTATTGCTGATCTGTATGTTAATGATGCTCACTGTTACCGCTTGCGGAAGCAATAGCGGCAACAACAATGCATCTGCGACGAACGCGCCGACAAATGCTGAGCAGAAAGAGCAGTCCGCAGGCAAGGAGAAGATCAAATTCTACACATTTAAGGCGAACAAGCCGGATGAGCCAATCTATCAGGCCGTTCAAGCGTACAATGAGTCGCAGGAGAAGGTGGAAGTGGAATATGTCTCACTTGTGCAGAACAGCGATAGCACGGATTTCATGAAGAAGCTGGACATTCTGATCAGTGGCGGCGAAGTGGTCGATGTGTTCGCAACCGGCAATGAAGAAGAACTGCTTGAACGTGCTTCGCGCGGAGTTGTGGAACCGCTTAACTCATTCTTCGATAAGGAAGGCATAAAGCCTGAAGATGAATATAATAAAGTTATCAAACTGGACGACAAAATCTACGGACTTATGCCCAGTTCGACCCAATGGCTCACCGTATTCAACCGCGATCATTTGGAAAAGGCAGGCTTGAAGCTCCCTGAGATGGGCTGGACATGGGATGACTTCCGTAATTATGCCAAGAAGCTGACGATGGACGGACACTACGGAACCTACTTCCACACTTGGGGAGAATACGCTAACATCATCGCTTATACCGAACGTCCGAATCCGCAACTGGATGCCAATCTGAACCCGATCTTCGATGATCCTTCCTTTAAGTATTTCTTCGAACTCCGCCGGGCAATGGAGAAGGAGGACAAGAGTGTTGAACCGTATGCGGACGTGCTCGCTTCCAACTACCATGTACTGCAGCAGTTCTTTGCCGGAAACGCAAGCATGCTGGTTGTGCCAAGCTATGTAGTAAGAGCAGGCTTGAACCTGGAAAAATTTCCTCATGAATTCCAGATGGTGTACGCACCGGTACCGCGTTCGGTCGATTCGACAGAAGTTGGCATGACCAATATTTCAGGCGGTGGCATGGCGATCGGCGCCAAATCAGAGCATAAGCAAGCAGCGTACGACTTTGTAAGATGGATGACGAAAGAGTCTTCAAAGTATACGCACGAAATCCCTGCTTACAAAGGTGTCGACGGTACTGCACTGATCAATGAATTTTTTAAAGAAAATAAGAACCTGATCGATACTGAATCCTTGTCCGAAACATTGTTCGACTCACGCAACAAAGTTCCGAATACCTTCAGCGTGCCTTATGGCTCTGAATTGAAAACGATCGTCGAAAATAGCTTAGCCAGCTATATGCTTGATAACCGAAGTTTTGATGAAGTGAAGACCGAGATGACAGACGAAGTGAAAAAAGTCGTCGAAGCTAACAAATAGAAGATAATGTAAGGGCAATAGCGGCGGTAGGAGTTTATAATAAAAGTAAAATGGACACTCTGGACAAGGATGATTTCATCATGGAATGGTTAAGACTATTTTCTTTCCATCGTAAACTGCAGTTATCGTTCCTGATCCTTATACTTTTTCCTTTTATTGCTGTAACCATCTGGTCGTATTCTTCTGTGAAACAAAATGTAAGCGATAAGCTTGCCCGCTCGAACGAAGAGACACTTACGGTTATTGCGAATCAAATCGGGAAGACGATTGACACCATTTCTTTCGCTTCAGTTTATTTCTCACAACTGAATAATCCGGATATTCTGGAAAGCTTTCGGCATCTGAAGGATGCCGAAAGCTTTGCTGATTTTGAGACTTATGTCCATTATTCCCGGCTGAATTCCATGGCCGATATTTTGTCGATGCAGTCAATGGATGCCGACTTGAAGATGATGATCGTCAACAAGCAGAATCGAATTATTATAGGAGATAGTTACGCTGCCATATTCTCGGGGCTTTCGGAACGTTTTGTACGGGAAAGCCGCAAACTTGATGATAAGGAAACAACTTCACTGCAGTGGTTTCCTTCCGGTGAGGAAGGCGCCGCTCCTGACTATTATTACGCTTCCCGTTTTATCATCGACCCGAGCAACCATGAGAAGCTGGCGACGCTGTTCATCGGGATCCCGAAGTCGTATTTTCACAACTTGCTGGATACCGGGAACCCCGACATCATCTTCTCACTCGCCGACCGCTCAGGGGAGATTATCGCCGTTAAGGGCCGGAGCGAAACCTCCGCTTCAGGCGGCATGCTGGTTAGTAAAGTTTCTATTCCAAAGACCGGCTGGTTGCTTTCCGAGGAGATGCCCCGAAAACTTATCGACAGCCAAATTAACCGGGAATTCTTTGTGACGCTTTCAGTGGTGGGTTTATTTTTTTTGGCGTTTCTGATCCTTTCCATGCTCTGGGCGGGGCAC
This genomic interval carries:
- a CDS encoding carbohydrate ABC transporter permease; this encodes MSLKRIKTSNLILTILFALLSVFFLLPLIWMLSAAAKTERDVWTFPIQWIPKEWNLVSNFKEVWMGDVSFGLFYMNSIKLAVISTLATVIISSMAGYALSKLEFKGRGIVFSLMLAFMMIPEQATLVPRYIMIKDFGLYDSHAALILMGMFSSYFAFLLKQFMAGIHNDLLEAAELDGAGFFRIYRSVMLPLCQPILVTVGIIKFIWTWNDYQGPLIMLNSTKLYTIPLGMQFFQEEFGTRISVMMMASVAAIIPLLVLFLALQKQVIEGIAIGGVKG
- a CDS encoding carbohydrate ABC transporter permease, giving the protein MSSEPLIVEKTVPKRTYWTRKKREQWAGWIFIAPEVFGLILLSVFPLLFSLFLSFTEWNLVGGLSAIHFIGLDNFVNLFKDNHFILALKNNVLFTVGTVPLTMLLGIVLSALIHKKLYGKAFFKVAFFIPYICSTVAIAAVWQALYHPSKGPLNQMLMEMGISSPPHWLVDTSYSLIAIMIIYIWQVLGYQMIIFLAGMTNIPEELYEAATIDGATGIQQFRRITVPLLGPTTFFLAITSTISSFKVFDMIKFLTNGGPNYSSTVIVYQIYEEGFERFKMGYASAMSWVLFLIIMLVTSITWITQSRKVHY
- a CDS encoding sensor histidine kinase; this translates as MEWLRLFSFHRKLQLSFLILILFPFIAVTIWSYSSVKQNVSDKLARSNEETLTVIANQIGKTIDTISFASVYFSQLNNPDILESFRHLKDAESFADFETYVHYSRLNSMADILSMQSMDADLKMMIVNKQNRIIIGDSYAAIFSGLSERFVRESRKLDDKETTSLQWFPSGEEGAAPDYYYASRFIIDPSNHEKLATLFIGIPKSYFHNLLDTGNPDIIFSLADRSGEIIAVKGRSETSASGGMLVSKVSIPKTGWLLSEEMPRKLIDSQINREFFVTLSVVGLFFLAFLILSMLWAGHINKPISLLRSSVKQYVGGKRDVRIPVKGKDEVAVLSAAFNQMLDDINGLLHQVESEQEEKRLLELQALAAQIRPHFLLNTLNSIKVSLLLVGDEPHGTMIDALMRLLRAYVHVDEPLKLAEECKVLGSYVQVMQIRNRLNIEFNYELGEGTELIELPRLLLQPIVENAIYHGFSSRPENPVIELRTALHYQKLEITISDNGKGMPEEAIVRLNRRLLGAEDETPRQQDKGVGLINTARRLQVLFGYQARLTAASREGGGMSFTLYIPMVSGKEAIINDDCNANR
- a CDS encoding FAD-dependent oxidoreductase; the protein is MDRYTLKSKEIPLNSSFDVIVVGGGPAGCTAAAAAAREGASTLLIEATGSLGGMGTSGLVPAWCPFSDKQKMIYRGLAAKVFDTLKGQMPHVHADALDWVPIEPEKLKRVYDDLVTEAGASVLFLTTLADVERDEDGNVTAIVVLNKGGLQAFRAKVYVDCTGDGDVAAWAGAEYQKGDAVTGELQPATHCFILGNVDDYAYLNGQNLHAENPLSPIHEAYQSGAYPGIPDTHLCNNLVAPRSVGFNAGHLWGVDNTDTFTVSNAMIEGRRMAAAYRDMLAAVQPSAFGNAFVMSTGTLIGTRESRRIIGDYILTAEDYIGRKSFEDEICRNSYFLDIHGNQEEQQNGTGSSLSITLYGPGESHGIPYRCLTPRGLRNVLVAGRSISCDRRVLGSVRVMPVCLAMGEAAGLAAALASGQAENDVHAVDVALLRKRLKEEGAYLPDIEAEAVEVETSEQ
- a CDS encoding ABC transporter substrate-binding protein, with translation MKKIGAIILSAVLTAVLASGCGNNNTENSGNSASGGNTTGDTIKIGADLELTGGQASFGDSASKGAKLAVQQINDAGGILGKKLELVVADNASKSEEATQVAQKLITTDKVVTIIGASTSTNTLGIVPVATEKEIPLVSVGATNPKVTVDERTSKVNDWVFRAAFIDPFQGQVMANFAVDSLKAKTAVIYTDTSSDYSKGLQKFFEETFKSKGGEVLSQESYQQKDSDFKAVLTRIKAANPDVIYLPGYYEEVGKILKQAREMGITAPFLGGDGWDSPQLAEIAGADALNDTYMSNHYSPEDTATEVTSFVDAYKAANGGAVPDGMAALGYDALKLVADAITRAGAADPAKIKDALAATKDLQLATGKITLNETHDPVKAAVVLKFVDGKQTFETKVNP
- a CDS encoding ABC transporter substrate-binding protein, yielding MKKTSLLLICMLMMLTVTACGSNSGNNNASATNAPTNAEQKEQSAGKEKIKFYTFKANKPDEPIYQAVQAYNESQEKVEVEYVSLVQNSDSTDFMKKLDILISGGEVVDVFATGNEEELLERASRGVVEPLNSFFDKEGIKPEDEYNKVIKLDDKIYGLMPSSTQWLTVFNRDHLEKAGLKLPEMGWTWDDFRNYAKKLTMDGHYGTYFHTWGEYANIIAYTERPNPQLDANLNPIFDDPSFKYFFELRRAMEKEDKSVEPYADVLASNYHVLQQFFAGNASMLVVPSYVVRAGLNLEKFPHEFQMVYAPVPRSVDSTEVGMTNISGGGMAIGAKSEHKQAAYDFVRWMTKESSKYTHEIPAYKGVDGTALINEFFKENKNLIDTESLSETLFDSRNKVPNTFSVPYGSELKTIVENSLASYMLDNRSFDEVKTEMTDEVKKVVEANK
- a CDS encoding FAD-dependent oxidoreductase — translated: MPNCFAMGEAAGTAAAILAGKGSCQTRSIDVTTLQSRLVRQGAWLGDDINERYREEG
- a CDS encoding FAD-dependent oxidoreductase: MSAWGIVVDGRCVNEGNVEVDAASPYPISYHSIIPKGEECTNLLVPVCLSSSHIAFGSIRMESVFMVLGQSAAVAASISMSDQVTVQEVEYKKLKERLLQVNQILHPRL
- a CDS encoding FAD-dependent oxidoreductase: MTDKMGLITLETDILVAGGGVSGVSAALAAVRNGARVVLCQDRPVLGGNASSEIRMHIVGAANSKRGKALETEAREGGILEEILLENAVRNPQRSASMFDLILYEKCRAEPNLTLLLNTTVIDVEVDKGRIVSALAVRESTEHRFRISAKVYMDCTGDGRLGKEAGALYKIGREAASEYGETLANEDADLYRQGSSLLFTTRDMGRPMTFTPPSWTRKFSEEDLKFRNHSTWEYGYWWVEFGGMMDTIADNEAIRDELLAIMLGVWDHIKNSGNHPESENWALDWFGFVPGKRESRRFIGKYLLTQTDIEQATHFDDVIAYGGWPMDTHPPQGIDATELNPAHQPFSRYVYGIPLKALISANVENLMFAGRNISATHIAFSSTRVMGTCAAMGQGAGTAAALAVQSGLTLDDALHDIEFIQQVQHKLLKQDAYLPGITPARDNLASSAIVRASSEQQEGKAAYITDGYTRAMHGVGGARPELAVPGTHRWMSQTGDPAPWIELEWITPVSIGKIEIVFDTGMHRRLTLTHSDEVLKMMEWGPQPETVKDFRVTAFFANPEIPAHQVVSIQDNYQRQIACQVNLEHIVKLRVDIANTNGLDHARIFEIRCYE